A stretch of DNA from Candidatus Poribacteria bacterium:
NNNNNNNNNNNNNNNNNNNNNNNNNNNNNNNNNNNNNAATTGGAGGTTCGGACATCCCCGCTGATGTACGCTGTAATCCACCGGTGTAGTTTCCAACTTCGCAGTCTCCGACTTGAGTTGAGCGACGTGGTCAGGAGATAGTAGGTCAGGTAGTAAGAGATAGCCTTCAACTTCGATCTGGCGAATCTGCTCGCCAAGCGTCAAGGCTGACCAGTCACGGTCATCAATACGTGGTGTGTTCATTGTGCTTCCTCCAAATGTCGTCGAACTCTGAGATAAAAGATGGTGAGCCAAATTTTTTATTCCGATTAAGAACTTTCATGTGAAAAAATTTGGTTCATAACATTTAGATTATCCTACTTGGAGGCTGATGTCAACAAGGAAATATCGAATTTTTGTTGCAGCACACCCGTTTGTCTGTTAGGATAATAGATTAAACGCACCCCTTAGAATCAGAGTTTACCGATACCTCTAAACACCCCTTTTCTGAGGAGAAAACTTATGCCCGAATCATATCAAGGCTCATATCAGCAGTACGACGCAATTTGTCAATCCAACGTGATGATTCCGATGCGCGACGGTGTTCGTCTAGCCACCGACATCTATCTGCCTGCGCTTAATGGTCAGCCAGCATCAGGAAAATTTCCGGTCATCTTGGAACGCACTCCCTACGACAAAGCAGGATCGGGAAATGTGACAAATGGGACCTACTACGCCCGGCGAGGTTACGTCTGCGCGATTCAGGACGTTCGAGGCAGATTCGTCAGTGAGGGTGAATGGTATCCCTTCGCCAAAGAAGCTCCCGACGGCTACGATACGGTGGAATGGCTCGCCGCTCAAGAATGGAGCGATGGACAGGTTGGCACGATGGGCGCGTCGTATTGTGGCAGTGACCAATCTGCGTTAGCAACGCTTAACCCACCGCACCTTTCGACGATGATCGTCGCTGTTGGTGCGTCGAATTACTATCACTGTTCGATGAGACAAAATGGTGCGCTTGAGCAACGGTTCATGATCTACGCCTTCCGAATGGCAACCACCAGCAAGGAAGCGTTTGCTGATGCTAACATCAAAGCCGCCGTTGATAGGGCATTTGCAAATGCGGGTGAGTGGGTGTCGCGTGCGCCGCTCAAGAAAGGAACATCGCCGTTACGGATGCTGCCGAATTACGAACAGTGGGTGCTCGATCTATTCACGCACGGAGAATATGATGACTATTGGAAGCAACGCGGGTATGCTATTTCTCAGTATTACGAAGAGCACGCTGATGTACCGACGCTCTACCTCGGTGGGTGGTATGACTCGTATGCGCGGGCAACCTGCGAGAATTATACCGCACTCAGTAAAATGAAAAACTCACGGCAGGTGCTATTGATGGGACCGTGGACGCACGGCGGCTGGGGTGTGACAAATGCAGGCGATGTTGATTTCGGGAATCACTCTTTTATCAATTATAACGACTTGCGACTGGCGTGGTTCGATCACTTCCTCAAAGGGCTGCACACAGAGGTCTCTGACTGGTCGCCGGTCAAGATTTTTGTGATGGGCACCGGCGAGGGGATACCCAACTATCAGGGGCGCCTCCATCACAGTGGCTATTGGCGCGATGAACAGGACTTTCCCCTGCCCGACACCCAATTCACGCCTTATTATCTTCACGTTGATGGCGAATTGTCTACCGTGCTGCCGAGCACTGATGGATTAACAAGCCGCTTTAGCTTTGATCCGCGAGACCCCGTTCCAACTATTGGTGGCGGGATCTCCGCTGCTGACCCGATCATGGGTGCTGGCGCGTTTGACCAACGTGGGAACTCAAGATTTTTTGGTTGCCAAGACACCCTTCCCCTCAATGCCCGCAGCGATGTGTTGACCTTCCAGACTTCCCCGTTGGAAAACGATGTGGAAGTTACAGGACCAATTACGGTCAAACTCCACGCCTCATCATCTGCTCGCGATACCGATTTCACAGCCAAACTAATCGACGTCTGTCCATTGAGCGATGACTTTCCCGATGGACTCGCTATCAACCTGACAGACTCTATCATCCGCGCGCGCTATCGAAGCGGTTGGGATACTCCAGAGTTACTGGAGCCGGGTAATGTCTACGAGTTTGTCTTTGAACTTTATCCAACTTCCAACGTTTTCAAGAAGGGGCACCGGATTCGCTTGGATATTTCGAGCAGCAATTGGCCCCGCTTTGATGTGAATCCGAACACGGGCGGCGATTTGGGGGTCGAACGGCGGCTTGAGATTGCAGAGCAGACGATTTATCATGAGCCTGAACATGCATCGCATGTGGTCTTACCTATTATTAATCGATAAACATTGACAATAGGAGGGAGATACTATGAAAATCAGATGGTGTGGACACGCTACGTTTTTGCTAGAAGGAAATGGGACTCGGATTGTAACCGATCCGTATACCCCCGAAGTGGCAGGCTATGACCCGATCGACGAACCGGTGGATATCGTTATCATGAGTTCAGCAACTGATCGGTTTCACAGTTGTGCGGATATGGTGGCGGGCGATCCGGTCGTGATTAATGCGCTCGATATTACCGAGACCGGAGCGGAGGTCAAGGGGATTCGTTTCTCATCTGTGCCTGCTATGGAGAGCATAGTACATAAAAGCGATCCGGATCAGAATGCAATGTATCGATTCGGCGTTGAGGGCATCGAAATTGGGCACATGGGCGATGTAGGCAATCCTTTGAGCGAGACGCAACTTGAATTTTTCAAGGGCGTTGATATCCTGCTTGTGCTAACAGGCGGTCCCCCAACCATTGAACTGAATGACCTCGATGAAGTCATTGATGCGATTCAGCCGAAGGTTACAATTCCGATGCACTACCTAACCGACAAGGTTAAATTGACTCACATCTTGCCGGTGGATG
This window harbors:
- a CDS encoding CocE/NonD family hydrolase encodes the protein MMIPMRDGVRLATDIYLPALNGQPASGKFPVILERTPYDKAGSGNVTNGTYYARRGYVCAIQDVRGRFVSEGEWYPFAKEAPDGYDTVEWLAAQEWSDGQVGTMGASYCGSDQSALATLNPPHLSTMIVAVGASNYYHCSMRQNGALEQRFMIYAFRMATTSKEAFADANIKAAVDRAFANAGEWVSRAPLKKGTSPLRMLPNYEQWVLDLFTHGEYDDYWKQRGYAISQYYEEHADVPTLYLGGWYDSYARATCENYTALSKMKNSRQVLLMGPWTHGGWGVTNAGDVDFGNHSFINYNDLRLAWFDHFLKGLHTEVSDWSPVKIFVMGTGEGIPNYQGRLHHSGYWRDEQDFPLPDTQFTPYYLHVDGELSTVLPSTDGLTSRFSFDPRDPVPTIGGGISAADPIMGAGAFDQRGNSRFFGCQDTLPLNARSDVLTFQTSPLENDVEVTGPITVKLHASSSARDTDFTAKLIDVCPLSDDFPDGLAINLTDSIIRARYRSGWDTPELLEPGNVYEFVFELYPTSNVFKKGHRIRLDISSSNWPRFDVNPNTGGDLGVERRLEIAEQTIYHEPEHASHVVLPIINR
- a CDS encoding MBL fold metallo-hydrolase, with the translated sequence MKIRWCGHATFLLEGNGTRIVTDPYTPEVAGYDPIDEPVDIVIMSSATDRFHSCADMVAGDPVVINALDITETGAEVKGIRFSSVPAMESIVHKSDPDQNAMYRFGVEGIEIGHMGDVGNPLSETQLEFFKGVDILLVLTGGPPTIELNDLDEVIDAIQPKVTIPMHYLTDKVKLTHILPVDDFIARYPAELVHHQGQSQIEVNQSNLPDTNQIYVLDYAN